The region GCAATAGCCGTTTTTGAGTAAACTCGACCCAAGTCGCCGATTTGGGTAACAATTTTCATAGTAATCTCCCCGTGTTTAACCCTAATATGACTAAGTTAGTCACCGGAATTAGTGCACACGATTTTAACAGGTCGCAGCGGCGCCCCAGGTCCTTTTTTTTCGCCTATGCCGATAAACTGCTTCTGGTCATTATATAATCGCATCATTCCCTGATTACAGCAATCTATCCGGACTGCCTGGCCTTGGACAACAGCTTTGGCTTGCGCCGCCGTCAGAAAAACAGGCGGAAGATAAGCAACGGCCGAATCGGGCGCCTGTAAGGCCCGTTCTTTTTTCTCAGTAATTTCTTCGAGCGTTAAGGCCTCAGTTAGTTGAAAATTGCCAACCCGGGTACGGACCAAAAAGGACATCACCGCCGGACAGCCGAGACGACGGCCTATATCAGTGCAGAGCGTCCGGATATAGGTGCCTTTGGAGCAGTCTACATCGAAATATATTCTTGATTCCTGGACAGTAATAAGCTGAATTTTGTTAATTTTGATCCGGCGCGGTTGACGCTCGACAGTAATGCCTTGGCGCGCCAAATCATAAAGTTTTTTGCCCCCGATTTTGATTGCCGAGTACATGGGCGGAACTTGCTCAATTTCGCCTGTAAATTCTTGCAAGAGAGCATCAAGATCGCTATTAGGCGGCAAGACACATGGAGCAGTACGGATAATATTCCCCGTATCATCGCCCGTATCGGTTTCACGGCCGACAGTCATTTCTACCCGGTAACTTTTGTCAGCGTCAGCGGTATACTCTATGAGTCGCGTCGCGGCACCGACAAATACAGGAAGTACACCTGCCGCGGCTGGGTCAAGCGTACCGGCGTGGCCCACGCGTTTTACACCGTAAAGACGACGAACGAAAGCAACAGCATCATGCGAAGTCATTCCAGGCGGTTTCAAAATATTGAGAATGCCTTCG is a window of Sporolituus thermophilus DSM 23256 DNA encoding:
- the truB gene encoding tRNA pseudouridine(55) synthase TruB, whose product is MAEGILNILKPPGMTSHDAVAFVRRLYGVKRVGHAGTLDPAAAGVLPVFVGAATRLIEYTADADKSYRVEMTVGRETDTGDDTGNIIRTAPCVLPPNSDLDALLQEFTGEIEQVPPMYSAIKIGGKKLYDLARQGITVERQPRRIKINKIQLITVQESRIYFDVDCSKGTYIRTLCTDIGRRLGCPAVMSFLVRTRVGNFQLTEALTLEEITEKKERALQAPDSAVAYLPPVFLTAAQAKAVVQGQAVRIDCCNQGMMRLYNDQKQFIGIGEKKGPGAPLRPVKIVCTNSGD